The proteins below are encoded in one region of Hordeum vulgare subsp. vulgare chromosome 3H, MorexV3_pseudomolecules_assembly, whole genome shotgun sequence:
- the LOC123443489 gene encoding rhomboid-like protein 20, with amino-acid sequence MQGGGVSGFHNAPVTRAIVLASGLLSVVFSVNRRARALGLSYQDIIKNFRVWRIFGSVFAFQSTPELMFGLYLLYYFRVFERQMGSNKYSVFSLFAIAVSLPLEILSLVLLKDTNYITALASGPYGLIFASFIPFFLDIPITSRFRIFGVNFSDKSFIYLAGLQLLVSSWKRSLIPGICGLIAGSLYRLNVLGIRRRKLPQIVASFFARFFAPPSASSSRPSRSLVGNVPSHTGRAVQNQPSTGFAPVVEPPESSIAMLVSMGFDSNAARQALMRARNDINVATNILLEAQSH; translated from the exons ATGCAGGGCGGAGGCGTGTCCGGATTCC ATAACGCGCCGGTGACACGGGCGATCGTCCTCGCCAGCGGCCTCCTCTCTGTCGTCTTCAGTGTGAACCGCCGAGCCCGCGCACTCGGCCTCTCCTACCAG GACATCATAAAGAACTTCCGAGTTTGGAGGATATTTGGATCTGTATTTGCCTTTCAGTCAACACCAGAGTTGATGTTTGGACTCTACCTTCTGTATTATTTCCGTGTGTTTGAGAGGCAGATGGGCTCTAACAAATACTCT GTTTTTAGTTTATTCGCTATTGCAGTATCATTACCTCTTGAGAttctatctttggttctcctgaaAG ATACAAACTACATCACTGCTCTTGCATCTGGACCTTATGGCCTTATATTTGCATCGTTTATTCCTTTTTTCCTTGACATTCCCATCACTTCACGATTTCGTATTTTTGGTGTTAATTTCAGTGACAAATCTTTCATATACCTAGCTGGCCTGCAG CTTCTTGTATCTTCTTGGAAGCGTTCCCTTATTCCGGGTATTTGTGGTCTGATTGCCGGCTCGCTCTATCGTCTCAATGTGCTTGGTATCCGCCGGAGGAAG CTTCCACAGATTGTTGCATCATTTTTCGCAAGATTTTTTGCGCCTCCTTCAGCAAGCTCATCTCGGCCGTCAAGAAGTCTTGTTGGAAATGTGCCTTCGCATACAGGCCGTGCTGTTCAG AACCAGCCGTCTACTGGGTTTGCTCCTGTTGTGGAGCCCCCGGAGTCCTCCATTGCTATGCTGGTATCGATGGGCTTTGACAGCAATGCTGCGAGACAGGCCCTCATGCGAGCCAGAAATGATATCAATGTAGCGACAAACATCCTACTTGAAGCGCAGTCTCATTGA